From one Vespula vulgaris chromosome 25, iyVesVulg1.1, whole genome shotgun sequence genomic stretch:
- the LOC127072462 gene encoding odorant receptor 10a-like → MTLAIGLYFIVGILPNIKIAIRNSSLGYTLPYKTRVIINIDDTKVYFCVCLYQMLMVPIIIIGYVGFDCLFTHLAFHISAQFGILSCRVREILDDCNSFQFNMKALVFRHYKLIRQAETLEDNFSVMILQQLMGTTFHLCISGYYALIGSVKQEGLTLTLFIAYAFSVLSTLFIYCYIGECLIQESTSLSNAFYRYEWYNISPINLKMIYICMLRMKKPQQLTSGKFFVLSLATFTDIIKTSMGYLSLLRNVL, encoded by the exons ATGACCCTTGCCATTGGATTGTATTTCATCGTCGGGATATTACCGAACATAAAAATCG caaTAAGAAACTCATCTTTGGGTTACACCCTACCGTATAAAACTCGAGTTATTATCAACATAGATGACACTAAGGTCTACTTTTGTGTTTGCCTCTATCAGATGTTAATGGTtccgattattataattggtTACGTTGGATTCGATTGTTTATTTACACATCTGGCTTTTCATATTTCGGCACAATTTGGAATTCTCAGCTGCAGGGTCAGAGAAATTCTCGATGACTGTAATagttttcaatttaatatgaaGGCACTGGTATTTCGACATTATAAATTGATAAG gCAAGCAGAAACTTTGGAAGATAATTTTAGTGTAATGATATTACAACAATTGATGGGAACTACGTTCCATCTTTGTATATCAGGTTACTATGCACTTATA ggtTCCGTAAAACAAGAAGGACTAACACTCACCTTATTCATAGCATACGCCTTTAGCGTCTTGAGTacactatttatttattgttacatCGGCGAGTGTCTCATTCAGGAa AGTACGAGTCTGAGCAACGCATTTTATCGTTACGAGTGGTATAACATTTCACCGATCAATctgaaaatgatttatatttgcatGCTACGTATGAAGAAACCACAACAACTGACTTCTGGTAAATTTTTCGTCTTATCATTGGCCACTTTTACCGAT ATTATTAAAACATCGATGGGATATCTCTCTCTACTACGAAATGTtctataa
- the LOC127072460 gene encoding fatty acyl-CoA reductase wat-like isoform X2: protein MDNNSENMEPSIENVKKPTPIQNFYNGQSIFITGGTGFIGKLLIEKLLRGCPDILCIYVMIRPKKEKNLSQRMKELIEDSLFSTLKKTQPTFLNRLVAIEGDCSLPNLGISKTDRTTLIHEVSIIFHVAATVRFNEKLKSAVAINIQSLNDVINLSKEMPKLKSFIHVSTAFANCIHELIEEKFYDPPMDVDQIFDLTNYMDEKLLDDITPQLLGTYPNTYVFTKSIAESVVRKHVDSMPIGIFRPAIVISTYQEPIPGWIDNTYGPIGITANVLMGLMRTHYCDRTVKANFVPADLIVNGLIVSAWDIANNRRFKKDLPIYNYVSDDNPITYKEFVELIIKYGELIPSEKAIWCHSFLVTKYRLVHLFYVYFLHLLPALIIDTIAVCVGKQPWLLQTYKRIHKMSDLLGYFSTTEWIYTNERWNKVIAKLSPEDRELFFCDIKDLVWGAYFPTYFLGIRKYIFKDPIETLPQARIKWLRSYWIYLTLKILIACVVLVVIWATFGSF, encoded by the exons ATGGACAATAATTCTGAaa ATATGGAACCATCCAttgaaaatgtgaaaaaacCCACGCCTATTCAGAATTTCTATAACGGTCAGAGTATTTTCATTACTGGTGGAACAGGATTTATCggcaaattattaatagaaaaattgttaagagGATGTCCAGATATCCTTTGCATTTACGTTATGATACGTcccaagaaagaaaaaaatctatccCAACGAATGAAAGAACTTATCGAAGATTCA TTATTTTCCACATTGAAGAAGACGCAGCCAACATTTCTAAATCGTTTAGTCGCCATCGAGGGAGATTGTAGCTTGCCAAATCTCGGTATCTCGAAAACTGATAGAACTACGCTTATACACGAAGTATCCATTATTTTTCATGTCGCCGCAACTGtgagatttaatgaaaaactaAAATCTGCCGTAGCTATTAACATCCAAAGTCTAAATGATGTAATCAATTTATCCAAAGAAATGCCGAAACTGAAG AGTTTCATCCATGTATCTACGGCATTTGCAAATTGTATTCACGAACTGATCGaggaaaaattttatgatcCGCCGATGGATGTTGACCAAATATTCGATTTGACGAACTATATGGATGAAAAATTGCTTGACGACATTACACCTCA attacTTGGAACGTATCCGAATACCTATGTGTTCACGAAATCAATTGCAGAGAGTGTGGTAAGGAAGCATGTCGATTCGATGCCGATTGGCATCTTTCGTCCTGCAATTG taatatCAACGTATCAAGAACCTATTCCAGGTTGGATTGATAATACATACGGACCAATAGGAATTACAGCAAACGTACTAATGGGATTAATGCGAACTCATTATTGCGATAGAACGGTAAAAGCAAATTTCGTTCCCGCAGATCTGATAGTCAATGGTCTAATTGTTAGTGCCTGGGACATTGCAAATAATCGAAG ATTTAAGAAAGACCTTCCCATATACAATTACGTATCTGATGATAATCCAATCACTTATAAGGAATTTGTAGAACTGATAATTAAGTATGGAGAATTGATACCGTCTGAAAAGGCAATTTGGTGCCACAGCTTTTTAGTAACAAAATATCGGCTGGTCCATCTTTTCTACGTATACTTTCTACATTTATTACCAGCTCTTATAATCGATACGATCGCAGTGTGTGTAGGTAAACAGCCATG GTTACTTCAAACATATAAAAGAATTCACAAAATGTCGGATCTTCTTGGTTATTTTTCTACGACGGAATGGATATATACTAATGAAAGATGGAACAAAGTGATAGCGAAGTTATCGCCCGAAGATCGCGAATTATTCTTTTGTGATATAAAAGACCTCGTTTGGGGTGCTTATTTTCCAACATATTTCTTaggtataagaaaatatatcttcaaGGATCCCATTGAAACACTCCCGCAAGCTCGTATAAAATGGCTTag GTCTTATTGGATATATCTAactttaaaaattcttattgcCTGCGTCGTTTTGGTGGTCATATGGGCTACGTTTGGATCATTCTAA
- the LOC127072460 gene encoding fatty acyl-CoA reductase wat-like isoform X1, translating into MIIEDSALTSRTPTEYALTDMEPSIENVKKPTPIQNFYNGQSIFITGGTGFIGKLLIEKLLRGCPDILCIYVMIRPKKEKNLSQRMKELIEDSLFSTLKKTQPTFLNRLVAIEGDCSLPNLGISKTDRTTLIHEVSIIFHVAATVRFNEKLKSAVAINIQSLNDVINLSKEMPKLKSFIHVSTAFANCIHELIEEKFYDPPMDVDQIFDLTNYMDEKLLDDITPQLLGTYPNTYVFTKSIAESVVRKHVDSMPIGIFRPAIVISTYQEPIPGWIDNTYGPIGITANVLMGLMRTHYCDRTVKANFVPADLIVNGLIVSAWDIANNRRFKKDLPIYNYVSDDNPITYKEFVELIIKYGELIPSEKAIWCHSFLVTKYRLVHLFYVYFLHLLPALIIDTIAVCVGKQPWLLQTYKRIHKMSDLLGYFSTTEWIYTNERWNKVIAKLSPEDRELFFCDIKDLVWGAYFPTYFLGIRKYIFKDPIETLPQARIKWLRSYWIYLTLKILIACVVLVVIWATFGSF; encoded by the exons ATGATCATTGAGGATAGTGCTTTGACAAGTAGAACACCAACTGAATATGCGCTTACAGATATGGAACCATCCAttgaaaatgtgaaaaaacCCACGCCTATTCAGAATTTCTATAACGGTCAGAGTATTTTCATTACTGGTGGAACAGGATTTATCggcaaattattaatagaaaaattgttaagagGATGTCCAGATATCCTTTGCATTTACGTTATGATACGTcccaagaaagaaaaaaatctatccCAACGAATGAAAGAACTTATCGAAGATTCA TTATTTTCCACATTGAAGAAGACGCAGCCAACATTTCTAAATCGTTTAGTCGCCATCGAGGGAGATTGTAGCTTGCCAAATCTCGGTATCTCGAAAACTGATAGAACTACGCTTATACACGAAGTATCCATTATTTTTCATGTCGCCGCAACTGtgagatttaatgaaaaactaAAATCTGCCGTAGCTATTAACATCCAAAGTCTAAATGATGTAATCAATTTATCCAAAGAAATGCCGAAACTGAAG AGTTTCATCCATGTATCTACGGCATTTGCAAATTGTATTCACGAACTGATCGaggaaaaattttatgatcCGCCGATGGATGTTGACCAAATATTCGATTTGACGAACTATATGGATGAAAAATTGCTTGACGACATTACACCTCA attacTTGGAACGTATCCGAATACCTATGTGTTCACGAAATCAATTGCAGAGAGTGTGGTAAGGAAGCATGTCGATTCGATGCCGATTGGCATCTTTCGTCCTGCAATTG taatatCAACGTATCAAGAACCTATTCCAGGTTGGATTGATAATACATACGGACCAATAGGAATTACAGCAAACGTACTAATGGGATTAATGCGAACTCATTATTGCGATAGAACGGTAAAAGCAAATTTCGTTCCCGCAGATCTGATAGTCAATGGTCTAATTGTTAGTGCCTGGGACATTGCAAATAATCGAAG ATTTAAGAAAGACCTTCCCATATACAATTACGTATCTGATGATAATCCAATCACTTATAAGGAATTTGTAGAACTGATAATTAAGTATGGAGAATTGATACCGTCTGAAAAGGCAATTTGGTGCCACAGCTTTTTAGTAACAAAATATCGGCTGGTCCATCTTTTCTACGTATACTTTCTACATTTATTACCAGCTCTTATAATCGATACGATCGCAGTGTGTGTAGGTAAACAGCCATG GTTACTTCAAACATATAAAAGAATTCACAAAATGTCGGATCTTCTTGGTTATTTTTCTACGACGGAATGGATATATACTAATGAAAGATGGAACAAAGTGATAGCGAAGTTATCGCCCGAAGATCGCGAATTATTCTTTTGTGATATAAAAGACCTCGTTTGGGGTGCTTATTTTCCAACATATTTCTTaggtataagaaaatatatcttcaaGGATCCCATTGAAACACTCCCGCAAGCTCGTATAAAATGGCTTag GTCTTATTGGATATATCTAactttaaaaattcttattgcCTGCGTCGTTTTGGTGGTCATATGGGCTACGTTTGGATCATTCTAA
- the LOC127072460 gene encoding fatty acyl-CoA reductase wat-like isoform X3, with protein sequence MIIEDSALTSRTPTEYALTDMEPSIENVKKPTPIQNFYNGQSIFITGGTGFIGKLLIEKLLRGCPDILCIYVMIRPKKEKNLSQRMKELIEDSLFSTLKKTQPTFLNRLVAIEGDCSLPNLAINIQSLNDVINLSKEMPKLKSFIHVSTAFANCIHELIEEKFYDPPMDVDQIFDLTNYMDEKLLDDITPQLLGTYPNTYVFTKSIAESVVRKHVDSMPIGIFRPAIVISTYQEPIPGWIDNTYGPIGITANVLMGLMRTHYCDRTVKANFVPADLIVNGLIVSAWDIANNRRFKKDLPIYNYVSDDNPITYKEFVELIIKYGELIPSEKAIWCHSFLVTKYRLVHLFYVYFLHLLPALIIDTIAVCVGKQPWLLQTYKRIHKMSDLLGYFSTTEWIYTNERWNKVIAKLSPEDRELFFCDIKDLVWGAYFPTYFLGIRKYIFKDPIETLPQARIKWLRSYWIYLTLKILIACVVLVVIWATFGSF encoded by the exons ATGATCATTGAGGATAGTGCTTTGACAAGTAGAACACCAACTGAATATGCGCTTACAGATATGGAACCATCCAttgaaaatgtgaaaaaacCCACGCCTATTCAGAATTTCTATAACGGTCAGAGTATTTTCATTACTGGTGGAACAGGATTTATCggcaaattattaatagaaaaattgttaagagGATGTCCAGATATCCTTTGCATTTACGTTATGATACGTcccaagaaagaaaaaaatctatccCAACGAATGAAAGAACTTATCGAAGATTCA TTATTTTCCACATTGAAGAAGACGCAGCCAACATTTCTAAATCGTTTAGTCGCCATCGAGGGAGATTGTAGCTTGCCAAATCTCG CTATTAACATCCAAAGTCTAAATGATGTAATCAATTTATCCAAAGAAATGCCGAAACTGAAG AGTTTCATCCATGTATCTACGGCATTTGCAAATTGTATTCACGAACTGATCGaggaaaaattttatgatcCGCCGATGGATGTTGACCAAATATTCGATTTGACGAACTATATGGATGAAAAATTGCTTGACGACATTACACCTCA attacTTGGAACGTATCCGAATACCTATGTGTTCACGAAATCAATTGCAGAGAGTGTGGTAAGGAAGCATGTCGATTCGATGCCGATTGGCATCTTTCGTCCTGCAATTG taatatCAACGTATCAAGAACCTATTCCAGGTTGGATTGATAATACATACGGACCAATAGGAATTACAGCAAACGTACTAATGGGATTAATGCGAACTCATTATTGCGATAGAACGGTAAAAGCAAATTTCGTTCCCGCAGATCTGATAGTCAATGGTCTAATTGTTAGTGCCTGGGACATTGCAAATAATCGAAG ATTTAAGAAAGACCTTCCCATATACAATTACGTATCTGATGATAATCCAATCACTTATAAGGAATTTGTAGAACTGATAATTAAGTATGGAGAATTGATACCGTCTGAAAAGGCAATTTGGTGCCACAGCTTTTTAGTAACAAAATATCGGCTGGTCCATCTTTTCTACGTATACTTTCTACATTTATTACCAGCTCTTATAATCGATACGATCGCAGTGTGTGTAGGTAAACAGCCATG GTTACTTCAAACATATAAAAGAATTCACAAAATGTCGGATCTTCTTGGTTATTTTTCTACGACGGAATGGATATATACTAATGAAAGATGGAACAAAGTGATAGCGAAGTTATCGCCCGAAGATCGCGAATTATTCTTTTGTGATATAAAAGACCTCGTTTGGGGTGCTTATTTTCCAACATATTTCTTaggtataagaaaatatatcttcaaGGATCCCATTGAAACACTCCCGCAAGCTCGTATAAAATGGCTTag GTCTTATTGGATATATCTAactttaaaaattcttattgcCTGCGTCGTTTTGGTGGTCATATGGGCTACGTTTGGATCATTCTAA